The proteins below are encoded in one region of Pelagibacterium flavum:
- a CDS encoding zinc-binding metallopeptidase family protein, whose translation MHLFTCPNCRQTVYFDNSACGQCGTSIGYDPATNRMVAISNVAPYCTNAEHGACNWIAPTGGLCIACSHNETVPDISDARNLSDWQTLERAKKRLFYSLIRLNLPLITKDGDQERGLAFNFLADTGAEKVMTGHNNGVITIALAEADDAERERRRTEMGEPYRTLLGHFRHETAHYYWDLLVSKTDWLERCRAVFGNDALDYNEALKIHYANGAPSDWPQRFVSSYASSHPWEDFAETWAHYLHITDTLETARSLGVSTEPKRDHSGELSADVDFDPYRTTDTQSLTEAWVGVSVMLNELNRSMGLPDAYPFVLSDPIVGKIGFIARLVHDQHT comes from the coding sequence ATGCACCTTTTCACCTGCCCGAACTGCCGCCAGACCGTCTATTTCGACAACAGCGCATGTGGTCAATGCGGCACTTCGATCGGCTATGATCCGGCCACCAACCGCATGGTCGCCATTTCGAACGTTGCACCCTATTGCACCAATGCCGAACACGGCGCCTGCAACTGGATAGCGCCAACGGGCGGCCTTTGCATCGCCTGCAGCCACAACGAGACCGTCCCCGACATCTCCGATGCCCGCAACCTTTCAGATTGGCAGACACTCGAGCGGGCAAAAAAGCGCCTGTTTTACAGCCTCATACGCCTCAATCTCCCGCTGATCACCAAGGACGGGGATCAAGAGCGCGGACTCGCCTTCAATTTCCTTGCCGATACCGGCGCCGAGAAGGTGATGACCGGTCACAACAATGGCGTCATCACTATCGCCCTGGCCGAAGCCGACGACGCCGAGCGCGAAAGACGCCGCACTGAAATGGGTGAGCCCTACCGCACATTGCTCGGCCACTTCCGTCACGAGACCGCCCATTATTACTGGGACCTACTGGTGAGCAAAACAGATTGGCTCGAGCGTTGTCGAGCGGTGTTCGGCAACGATGCCCTCGATTACAATGAAGCGCTCAAGATCCATTACGCCAACGGCGCGCCGTCCGATTGGCCGCAACGCTTCGTATCTTCATACGCCAGTTCCCACCCCTGGGAGGATTTCGCCGAAACCTGGGCCCACTACCTCCACATCACCGATACACTGGAGACGGCGCGCAGCCTTGGGGTATCCACCGAACCGAAGCGCGACCACTCTGGCGAACTCTCCGCCGATGTTGATTTCGATCCCTATCGCACCACCGATACCCAAAGCCTGACCGAAGCCTGGGTCGGGGTCAGCGTCATGCTCAACGAGCTCAACCGCTCCATGGGCCTGCCTGACGCCTATCCCTTCGTCCTGTCAGACCCCATAGTGGGAAAGATCGGATTTATCGCCAGACTGGTCCACGATCAGCACACGTAA
- a CDS encoding YHS domain-containing (seleno)protein: MRQIGKQILTLTKSYATFCLLFLALGFATAAPAQEKSIITNALTGVALSGFDPVAYFTENAALQGTPVNELEWNGVTWYFVSAANRDIFAANPEIYAPVFGGHCAMAMARGHLSDGNPQIFRIVGGRLMLFYSIGNRAAFDMAPGPALATAAVNWNALPDRRAAQSQ, encoded by the coding sequence ATGCGGCAAATAGGTAAACAAATCTTAACCCTTACAAAGTCTTACGCGACTTTCTGCCTGCTTTTTCTCGCGCTGGGCTTTGCGACGGCGGCGCCCGCGCAGGAAAAGTCCATTATCACCAATGCCCTGACCGGCGTCGCGCTTTCGGGCTTTGACCCGGTTGCCTATTTTACCGAGAACGCCGCATTGCAGGGAACCCCGGTCAACGAATTGGAGTGGAACGGGGTCACCTGGTATTTCGTCTCGGCTGCCAATAGGGACATATTTGCCGCCAACCCGGAAATCTATGCACCCGTTTTTGGCGGCCATTGCGCCATGGCCATGGCCCGTGGACACCTTTCCGACGGAAATCCGCAAATTTTCCGCATAGTCGGCGGACGCCTGATGCTGTTTTATTCCATCGGCAACCGTGCCGCCTTCGATATGGCTCCCGGCCCTGCTTTGGCCACGGCGGCCGTAAACTGGAACGCATTGCCCGATCGTCGGGCCGCCCAAAGTCAATAG
- a CDS encoding coiled-coil domain-containing protein, with translation MVIENAMYFTLGFLAAALLAIAIGPAFWRRAVRLTKRRIEAATPVTLAEFRADKDKLRAEFAITLRKHQLKIDALRNQISGNVVALDAAMSELGALRTERDEQFAVIGSLQTREQELVARIRDIERDAATLAARLRQADVDYSDIDPDLLPEAGEAITAEQLTGDYRSDVEDLLTALNIERQRNGYLEDQTRMLLARLEKKKKSGLKDEAIAMLRDTLSQSDSESEARLGLRRAEARISGAESRLSALLTESAVEEQKDHAVGARRLLAEDFSEAEQSELLRTAVAEVEEAIMKDWDSARFDAAALRSRLETIAADVSRLVYAGDAEDSPALTESLFDKVRKFAADSMDVEDLEPSDQTASGGSVSDRMLAMRDRAAQ, from the coding sequence ATGGTCATTGAGAATGCGATGTATTTCACGCTCGGGTTCCTGGCGGCGGCCTTATTGGCCATCGCCATCGGACCGGCGTTCTGGCGTCGCGCTGTCCGGCTGACCAAACGCAGGATCGAAGCGGCAACACCGGTCACGCTTGCCGAGTTCCGCGCCGACAAGGACAAGCTGCGGGCCGAATTTGCCATCACACTGCGCAAGCATCAGCTCAAGATCGACGCGCTGCGCAACCAGATTTCCGGAAATGTCGTGGCACTCGATGCGGCGATGAGCGAACTGGGAGCGTTGCGCACCGAACGCGACGAGCAATTCGCGGTTATCGGTTCGCTTCAGACCAGGGAGCAGGAGCTGGTGGCCCGCATCCGCGATATTGAGCGTGACGCGGCCACTCTTGCTGCCCGGTTGCGTCAGGCGGACGTGGATTATTCCGATATCGACCCCGACCTTCTGCCCGAAGCGGGCGAGGCAATCACGGCCGAGCAACTGACCGGCGATTATCGTTCCGATGTCGAGGATTTGCTGACGGCGCTCAATATCGAGCGCCAGCGCAATGGCTATCTCGAAGACCAGACCCGCATGCTTTTGGCGCGGCTGGAAAAGAAGAAAAAGAGCGGGCTCAAGGACGAAGCCATCGCCATGTTGCGCGACACGCTCTCCCAGAGCGATTCCGAAAGCGAAGCCCGACTGGGGCTTCGGCGGGCAGAGGCCCGGATTTCGGGTGCCGAGAGCCGTCTCAGTGCACTTCTCACCGAGTCGGCCGTCGAGGAGCAGAAGGATCACGCCGTGGGCGCGCGGCGGCTGCTGGCGGAAGATTTTTCAGAGGCCGAGCAGAGCGAATTGCTCAGGACTGCGGTTGCCGAGGTCGAGGAGGCCATCATGAAGGATTGGGATAGTGCACGGTTTGACGCCGCGGCGCTGCGTTCGCGCCTCGAAACCATCGCGGCGGATGTCTCGAGACTGGTCTATGCCGGCGATGCCGAAGACAGTCCGGCACTGACAGAGAGCCTGTTCGACAAAGTCCGCAAGTTCGCCGCGGACAGTATGGACGTTGAAGACCTCGAGCCGAGCGATCAGACAGCGTCTGGTGGTTCGGTTTCCGATCGCATGCTGGCGATGCGTGATCGGGCCGCGCAGTAA
- a CDS encoding DUF1134 domain-containing protein → MMNRFLAALVLSLGLAFGAAPANGQQGSLSDTYSSDEILSAGHQFFGSVAQGLASVIEQAFEQYGQPNAYILGQEGGGALFIGAKYGDGTMYTRNAGTHQVFWQGPSLGLNIGADGSRVMMLVYNLPSVESIYDRYPGVEGSIFAVGGIGMTALKLNDVYVVPISSGVGLRAGVAVGYLNFTREPTWNPF, encoded by the coding sequence ATGATGAATCGCTTCTTGGCGGCACTGGTTCTTTCCCTGGGCCTTGCTTTCGGCGCCGCTCCGGCAAACGGCCAGCAGGGGTCGCTGTCGGACACCTATTCGAGTGACGAGATTCTTTCGGCAGGGCATCAGTTCTTCGGGTCTGTCGCCCAGGGGCTGGCCTCTGTGATCGAGCAGGCATTCGAGCAGTACGGCCAGCCAAATGCCTATATTCTGGGTCAGGAAGGCGGCGGTGCGCTGTTTATCGGCGCCAAGTATGGCGACGGAACCATGTACACCCGCAACGCAGGCACCCATCAGGTGTTCTGGCAGGGCCCGAGCCTGGGGCTCAATATCGGCGCCGACGGCAGTCGTGTGATGATGCTCGTTTACAATCTGCCTTCGGTTGAATCGATCTATGACCGCTATCCGGGCGTCGAAGGTTCAATCTTTGCGGTTGGTGGCATCGGCATGACGGCACTCAAGCTCAACGACGTCTATGTGGTCCCGATCAGTTCGGGCGTGGGGCTACGGGCCGGCGTGGCCGTGGGTTATCTCAATTTCACGCGTGAGCCTACTTGGAACCCATTCTGA
- a CDS encoding dicarboxylate/amino acid:cation symporter: protein MSSTTSQVRARKPKGPLYTNFGFQVLLALVVGLLLGLIARQMGPTDAGANWLVQTLSTAGSSFVQLLRAIVPVLIFTAIVASIANLRELNNAARLVWQTLLWFAITALIAVLIGIALGLIIQPGLNTAVTEAAARAPSRTGSWLDFLTGLIPSNVLGLQASTRITDGGASTSLSFNVLQILVVSIAVGIAALKVGDAAKPFLDFNRAFLKVIHKLLWWIIRLTPIATVGLLGNAVAVYGWDTLAQLGWYAAAIYIGLAIVLLIVYPTLLTVHGLNPIRYFQGAWPAIQFAFVSRSSVGTMPITERVTEKNLGVPREYASFAVPLGATTKMDGCASIYPAISAIFVAQFFGIQLGMQEYLLIVFVSVIGSAATAGLTGATVMLTLTLSTLGLPLEGVGLLLAIDPILDMGRTAVNVAGQALVPTIVAKRQGILDQSVYDTVEQIEALDTSPSAVAAPAQ from the coding sequence ATGTCATCCACTACTTCCCAAGTCCGGGCGCGCAAGCCAAAGGGCCCGCTCTATACCAATTTCGGATTCCAGGTGCTGCTGGCGCTGGTCGTTGGCCTGCTGCTGGGGTTGATCGCCCGGCAGATGGGCCCCACCGACGCCGGCGCCAACTGGCTGGTGCAGACGCTTTCGACCGCGGGGTCGAGTTTCGTGCAGCTGTTGCGGGCTATCGTCCCCGTCCTGATATTTACCGCCATTGTGGCTTCTATCGCCAATCTGCGCGAACTCAACAACGCGGCGCGGTTGGTCTGGCAAACCCTGCTGTGGTTTGCGATCACCGCGCTGATTGCCGTTCTGATCGGCATCGCGCTGGGGCTTATCATTCAGCCCGGGCTCAATACCGCAGTCACCGAAGCGGCGGCTCGGGCGCCTTCGCGAACCGGTTCATGGCTCGATTTTCTGACTGGGCTTATCCCTTCCAACGTCCTGGGATTGCAGGCGTCGACCCGGATTACCGATGGCGGAGCGTCCACGAGCCTGAGCTTTAACGTGCTGCAGATCCTCGTGGTTTCCATCGCGGTGGGCATAGCCGCACTCAAGGTGGGCGATGCGGCCAAGCCGTTTCTGGATTTCAATCGGGCGTTTCTCAAAGTCATCCACAAGCTGTTGTGGTGGATCATCCGGCTGACCCCGATCGCCACCGTGGGCCTGTTGGGCAATGCCGTTGCGGTCTATGGCTGGGATACTCTGGCGCAGTTGGGATGGTATGCGGCGGCGATCTATATCGGGCTGGCGATCGTGCTGCTCATTGTCTATCCGACGCTGCTGACGGTCCATGGGCTCAACCCGATCCGGTATTTCCAGGGTGCATGGCCGGCCATCCAGTTTGCTTTTGTTTCGCGTTCATCGGTCGGCACAATGCCGATCACCGAGCGCGTGACGGAGAAAAATCTGGGCGTCCCGCGTGAATATGCAAGCTTTGCCGTGCCACTTGGCGCGACCACCAAGATGGATGGCTGTGCTTCGATCTATCCGGCAATCTCGGCGATCTTCGTGGCGCAGTTCTTTGGCATTCAGCTCGGCATGCAGGAGTATCTGCTGATCGTCTTTGTCTCGGTCATCGGCTCGGCGGCGACGGCGGGCCTTACTGGGGCCACCGTCATGCTGACGCTGACGCTGTCTACTCTGGGCCTGCCACTTGAGGGCGTGGGGCTGTTGCTTGCCATCGATCCCATCCTCGATATGGGCCGTACGGCAGTCAATGTTGCGGGGCAGGCGCTGGTGCCTACCATCGTTGCCAAGCGGCAGGGCATCCTCGACCAGAGCGTCTATGACACCGTTGAGCAGATAGAGGCGCTCGACACGTCTCCGTCGGCGGTGGCCGCACCGGCGCAATAG